GCCGACGCGCAGGCGCCAGTAGTCGTTGGTGCCCAGATGGGCGGAGGTGTCCTTGAGGCCGTTGTGGCCGCCGAGACCGCCGCCGAACTTCAGCCGCAGCTGGCCGGGCGGGATGTCGAGTTCGTCGTGCACCACCAGGATTTCGGCCGGTGCGATGCGGTAGAAGCGCGCCAGTGCGCCGATTGCCTGGCCGGAGCGGTTCATGTAGGTCTGCGGCATCAGCAGCCAGACCCCGGCCTCGCGCGCGTTGGCGACCAGGCCGTGAAAACGGGATTCGTGCGAGAAGCGTACGCCGAGCGTGTCGGCGAGCCGCTCACAAAACCAAAACCCGGCGTTGTGCCGGGTTTCGGAATATTCGGCGCCCGGATTGCCGAGACCGACGACGAGACGCGGAGGTGCGGCGCTCATCAGGTGTCGGTCTCCGGCATTGCGGGCGGGAAGCGGGCCTTAGGCCGCTTCGCCTTCGCCTTCGGCGGCAGCCGCGCCACGGGTGGTCTGGGCCGAGGCCACCACCGGGTCGCCTTCGCCGTGGTGGACGGCTTCGACGCCGGCCGGCAGCTTGAGCTGGGACACGTGGATCGACTGGCCGGCTTCGAGCGCGGCGAGGTCGACTTCGATGAACTCAGGCAGCGAGGACGGCAGGCACTGGACGTCGAGTTCGGTCATGACGTGGGCGATGATGTTGCCGCCGAGCTTGACCGCGGGGGCGTTGTCGCCGTTCACGAAG
Above is a window of Azoarcus olearius DNA encoding:
- the pth gene encoding aminoacyl-tRNA hydrolase gives rise to the protein MSAAPPRLVVGLGNPGAEYSETRHNAGFWFCERLADTLGVRFSHESRFHGLVANAREAGVWLLMPQTYMNRSGQAIGALARFYRIAPAEILVVHDELDIPPGQLRLKFGGGLGGHNGLKDTSAHLGTNDYWRLRVGIGHPGDRNEVVNFVLKPARREEQTLIDESLDRALAAWPTLAKGDWNTATQRLNARPAPPKPPKAPKAPPPAAADQPKDESQP